The following coding sequences are from one Triticum dicoccoides isolate Atlit2015 ecotype Zavitan chromosome 4A, WEW_v2.0, whole genome shotgun sequence window:
- the LOC119284843 gene encoding DNA repair protein UVH3-like, with protein sequence MGVHGLWGLLAPVGRRVSVETLAGKRLAVDASIWMVQFMRAMRDDKGDMVRDAHILGFLRRICKLLFLRARPVFVFDGATPALKRRTLAARRRNRDAAQAKVRKTAEKLLISHLKASRLEELAAQIKSDRAKHDAKGKQVGSSRGEETEKTDGDQNRNDDGENSRGAAAPINQEKLDELLAASLAAEDEAGLTGKGERNPASVPSQEGTGIDEDENDDDEEMIFPITTGDIDPAVLASLPPSMQLDLLVQMRERVMAENRQKYQKIKKEPAKFSELQIQSYLKTVAFRREIEEVRKGAAGKDVGGIQTSKIASEANREFIFSSSFTGDKQTLAQRGVEEQIVDSGKSKREISSAIFKSSPSSSSRSIKPHSGEPSTGFGPDVETYRDERGRMRVSRVRGMGIRMTRDIQRNLDFIKEHEQAKSMGQANIGKGSTNNEEPPDFPEHLFENDGLQSSVGLGEDFGEIIGDNHHTSSLVGGSDDISESSCHGSKDTIEISFVDDQIGVKDNDDKLFLHLVSGTSSKLFADGDRLAKTTEESDNSEGIWEEGVIEEQTLPMKVGEKDYQSSPPDNCCTDDEVEWEEGVCDVPEVPFSSEYNQYKLPKGDIEEEALIQEAIRRSLEDSEKQEFENGIPEDLETSIEDKSLQSHDVPKPSEAPATTYSHSEASFGKETIKEMGIKNSSGEVGVMHDPEVLEAERKENEKQAQLESNDGRAGTNTDYSRGSSPVYNVSTSTLTARPSCSPKVQDNDAIVSATSVHEWPKEEEQNTLNSHKSECNTNDPYIGETSMAAHKEPLMDELVANDAIQKENVIQEDMNITTSEINSTRLNENYDSHIISENNLEKEISFLRQEQVDLGNERRKLESHAESVSSEMFAECQELLQMFGLPYIIAPMEAEAQCAYMEINNLVDGVVTDDSDVFLFGARNVYKNIFDDRKYVETYLMKDIESELGLTREQLIRMALLLGSDYTEGISGIGIVNAIEVVHAFPEEDGLQQFREWIESPDPAILGKFDVETSGSSKRRKSGGNESCEKGNSLEPECVEGSDNNQSSNETQHIKEVFMSNHRNVSKNWHIPSTFPSETVINAYISPQVDDSTERFSWGRPDLSLLRKLCWERFGWNKEKADELLLPVLKEYNKHETQLRMEAFYSFNERFAKIRSKRIQKAIKGITGKTFSETDELNEDSPSTSDAPKKKEAGRSSRAKPRGKRNTGAEPRNMGSQEDDKIGDPNSFADADALAEEQRNVSKKKNASPSGRSRGRGRKKMNVRQETTRDEEDFEVQMSNLSADEDSHKRHTNKYKSEGITVRKSNRKRKQVTYMEDDHEADDNTVPLHQVDEDDPSQIGTDIDTAGRDTQSNLLHQDTSELNSDQMHMDPGTAEDLNEDPLGFELYDDQTDSAPKEYLFTGGGFCAEEDEQDTADDRSGGETVGGTSDACEDIAGVSDGGKSIGLSTPTEECAEDASTDARGASSSKRHNAGSGLPKIAKRRRK encoded by the exons ATGGGCGTGCACGGGCTGTGGGGGCTGCTGGCCCCGGTGGGGCGGCGCGTGTCGGTGGAGACCCTGGCGGGGAAGCGGCTGGCGGTGGACGCCAGCATCTGGATGGTGCAGTTCATGCGGGCGATGCGGGACGACAAGGGCGACATGGTCCGCGACGCCCACATCCTCGGCTTCCTCCGCCGCATCTGCAAGCTCCTCTTCCTCCGGGCCCGCCCGGTCTTCGTCTTCGACGGCGCCACGCCGGCCCTCAAGCGCCGcaccctcgccgcccgccgccggaaCCGCGACGCCGCGCAGGCCAAGGTCCGCAAGACCGCCGAGAAGCTCCTAATCTCCCAT CTCAAGGCAAGTAGGCTTGAAGAATTGGCAGCTCAAATCAAAAGTGACAGGGCTAAGCATGATGCTAAGGGCAAGCAGGTTGGGAGCAGTAGAGGAGAAGAAACTGAGAAAACAGATGGAGATCAAAACCGAAATGACGATGGCGAGAACAGCAGGGGGGCAGCTGCACCAATCAACCAGGAAAAATTGGATGAACT GCTGGCAGCGTCACTTGCTGCAGAGGACGAGGCAGGTTTGACTGGCAAAGGGGAACGAAATCCTGCAAGTGTCCCATCACAAGAAGGAACTGGCATTGACGAAGATGAGAACGACGATGATGAAGAGATGATATTT CCTATTACAACTGGTGACATTGATCCTGCTGTGTTAGCTTCTCTCCCTCCATCAATGCAGCTAGATCTACTTGTTCAG ATGAGGGAGAGGGTGATGGCTGAAAACAGGCAGAAgtaccaaaaaataaaaaag GAGCCTGCAAAATTTTCAGAGCTTCAAATACAGTCCTATCTGAAAACGGTTGCTTTTCGTCGAGAGATAGAAGAAGTTCGGAAGGGTGCTGCAGGTAAGGATGTTGGGGGCATCCAGACATCGAAAATAGCATCGGAAGCTAACAGAGAGTTCATTTTCTCATCATCATTCACTGGTGATAAACA GACATTGGCACAAAGAGGTGTAGAGGAGCAGATTGTTGATAGCGGTAAATCAAAAAGGGAAATTAGTTCTGCTATCTTCAAATCCAGTCCGTCAAGTAGTTCTAGATCAATTAAACCTCACAGCGGTGAGCCTTCAACGGGTTTTGGGCCTGATGTTGAGACATATCGTGATGAGAGAGGAAGGATGAGAGTAAGTAGGGTGAGAGGAATGGGAATTCGTATGACTCGTGATATTCAAAGGAATTTGGATTTTATCAAAGAGCATGAGCAGGCAAAAAGCATGGGACAGGCCAACATAGGCAAAGGATCAACTAACAATGAAGAACCACCAGATTTTCCAGAACATCTTTTTGAAAATGATGGGCTGCAAAGCTCTGTTGGTCTAGGTGAAGATTTTGGTGAAATTATTGGTGACAACCATCACACATCGTCACTTGTAGGAGGATCTGATGATATTTCTGAGAGTTCCTGCCATGGGAGCAAAGATACAATAGAGATATCTTTTGTGGATGATCAAATTGGAGTGAAGGACAACGACGACAAGCTATTTTTGCATTTAGTTTCTGGAACTTCATCCAAGTTATTTGCTGATGGTGATCGTTTGGCTAAAACTACAGAAGAATCTGACAACTCCGAGGGTATTTGGGAAGAAGGTGTCATAGAAGAACAAACACTTCCTATGAAGGTTGGTGAGAAGGATTATCAATCATCACCTCCTGATAACTGTTGTACTGACGATGAGGTGGAATGGGAGGAAGGTGTCTGTGATGTTCCTGAAGTTCCTTTTAGTAGTGAATACAATCAGTATAAATTACCAAAAGGGGATATAGAAGAAGAGGCTCTCATACAGGAAGCAATAAGGAGAAGTTTAGAGGACTCCGAGAAGCAGGAATTTGAAAATGGAATCCCTGAAGATTTGGAAACATCTATTGAAGATAAATCTTTGCAATCTCATGATGTTCCCAAACCATCTGAAGCTCCTGCTACAACTTATTCCCACTCCGAAGCTTCTTTTGGTAAAGAAACAAtcaaagaaatgggaataaaaaacAGTTCTGGTGAGGTTGGTGTTATGCATGATCCTGAAGTGCTTGAAGctgaaagaaaagaaaatgaaaaacaagCTCAACTGGAGAGTAATGATGGACGAGCTGGTACAAACACAGATTATTCGCGGGGGTCTTCTCCAGTGTATAATGTATCCACAAGTACTCTTACTGCAAGGCCATCTTGCAGCCCAAAGGTTCAGGACAATGATGCAATCGTGTCCGCAACCAGCGTTCATGAGTGGCCTAAAGAGGAAGAGCAAAACACTTTGAATTCTCATAAATCAGAATGCAACACAAATGATCCTTATATTGGAGAAACCTCCATGGCGGCCCACAAGGAACCTTTGATGGATGAATTGGTAGCCAATGATGCCATACAAAAGGAAAATGTTATTCAGGAAGATATGAACATTACCACTTCTGAGATCAACAGTACACGATTAAATGAGAATTATGATAGCCATATTATATCAGAAAATAATCTGGAGAAGGAAATATCTTTTCTTAGACAAGAACAGGTAGATCTTGGAAATGAAAGGCGAAAACTTGAAAGCCATGCAGAGTCTGTCAGCAGTGAGATGTTTGCTGAGTGCCAG GAATTGCTCCAAATGTTCGGCTTGCCGTATATAATTGCACCAATGGAAGCTGAAGCTCAGTGTGCTTACATGGAAATCAACAACCTTGTTGATGGAGTTGTTACTGATGATTCAGATGTCTTCCTGTTTGGGGCAAGGAAtgtttataaaaatatatttgatGATAGGAAGTATGTGGAAACATACCTTATGAAG GACATCGAGTCGGAGCTGGGACTAACAAGGGAACAGTTAATTCGTATGGCTCTGCTTCTGGGGAGTGACTACACTGAAGGAATTAG TGGTATTGGCATTGTGAACGCTATTGAAGTTGTACATGCATTTCCTGAGGAAGATGGCCTCCAACAGTTCAGAGAATGGATTGAATCACCGGATCCAGCGATATTGGGGAAATTTGATGTCGAAACCAGTGGCAGCTCAAAGAGAAGGAAATCTGGTGGAAATGAATcgtgtgaaaaaggaaatagcctgGAACCTGAATGTGTTGAAGGTTCTGATAATAACCAATCTTCTAATGAGACCCAACATATCAAGGAAGTATTTATGAGTAACCAT AGGAACGTGAGCAAGAACTGGCATATACCTTCCACTTTTCCTAGTGAGACAGTCATCAATGCATACATTTCTCCCCAAGTGGATGATTCAACAGAACGTTTTTCCTGGGGAAGACCAGACTTAAGCTTGCTACGCAA GTTATGTTGGGAAAGGTTTGGCTGGAACAAGGAGAAAGCTGACGAACTGCTGCTTCCTGTTTTGAAAGAGTATAATAAGCATGAG ACTCAGCTGCGCATGGAGGCATTTTATTCATTCAATGAGAGATTTGCAAAAATACGTAGCAAAAGGATTCAGAAAGCTATCAAGGGTATCACAGGGAAAACTTTCTCAGaaacggatgaactcaatgaggaTAGTCCCAGTACTAGTGATGCACCCAAGAAGAAAGAGGCAGGCCGCTCTAGCCGTGCTAAACCGAGAGGAAAAAGGAACACCGGTGCTGAACCTAGAAACATGGGAAGTCAAGAAGATGACAAAATTGGTGATCCTAATAGCTTTGCCGATGCGGATGCACTTGCTGAAGAACAGAGAAATGTCAGTAAGAAGAAGAACGCAAGCCCCTCAGGTCGTTCTAGAGGGAGAGGTCGAAAAAAGATGAATGTTCGACAAGAGACTACTAGAGATGAGGAAGATTTCGAAGTTCAAATGTCTAATTTGTCCGCAGATGAGGACTCGCATAAAAGGCACACCAACAAATACAAATCAGAAGGAATAACAGTACGTAAG TCCAACCGGAAGAGGAAACAAGTAACGTACATGGAAGATGACCACGAAGCTGATGACAATACTGTCCCCTTGCATCAAGTCGATGAAGATGACCCTAGCCAAATTGGCACCGACATTGACACAGCTGGACGAGACACGCAATCCAATCTGCTCCATCAGGATACAAGTGAACTGAACAGCGACCAGATGCACATGGACCCAGGCACTGCCGAAGATCTGAATGAAGATCCCTTGGGCTTTGAGTTATATGATGACCAGACTGATTCTGCACCAAAAGAATACCTTTTCACTGGAGGCGGATTCTGTGCGGAGGAGGATGAACAAGATACAGCGGATGATCGATCTGGCGGGGAAACAGTGGGTGGAACAAGTGACGCATGTGAGGATATCGCGGGGGTTTCTGACGGCGGTAAAAGTATAGGCTTGTCGACGCCGACTGAAGAGTGTGCAGAGGATGCTAGTACGGACGCCCGGGGTGCATCTTCATCGAAGCGACACAATGCTGGCAGTGGTCTGCCCAAGATTGCCAAACGTAGGAGAAAATAA